The following proteins are encoded in a genomic region of Cyclonatronum proteinivorum:
- a CDS encoding capsule assembly Wzi family protein, whose product MLTRRIAFVLFFVFFTTACLHDVQAQTGSYPQGLSFGYGWETGAGAGFSGTQPFWLHANQHGQVDPYSANAMSNFFGFGRYSLNNGLTLTAQADLFVRASQDSQLHFTEGFVQLSYGSFDLWAGRKRERFGLIHPTLSTGSMDLSENTRPLPQIVFATRGFMPVPFTRGVLFADASLGHGWQNDFNDRFVEGLVRVHRKHLYLRIFSNDAPLVLYGGLKHFAQWGGSSPLHGSSPVNFRSFIDVFFSRAADSNEIIGGGQLLNSAQNHLGTYDFAFKINTERYVISVSRQFILEDTPNARFGTPWEGLWGASLTFRPPPERRSWRSTRTAPAPVAGQRQQSRLHPGYHSSDDTFRPFLKSIHYEYLDVMSDMFRFPQRARDEYFNYYNHWAYRGGWTYFGNTLGNPLFLTDRDFLGVVNNEIFAHHLGLEGFLGKAFDWRFFATYSRNYGANRVTHRSNLSGREKLLTERRDQWSFMLDMGTNTLLPRTETRLRLAFDRGDVHPNTLGAMVTLRWVSEQ is encoded by the coding sequence GTGCTTACACGCCGCATTGCTTTCGTCCTTTTTTTTGTGTTCTTCACAACAGCTTGCCTGCATGACGTTCAGGCACAGACCGGTTCATATCCGCAGGGGCTCAGTTTTGGGTATGGCTGGGAGACCGGAGCTGGCGCTGGTTTTTCCGGTACGCAACCGTTTTGGCTGCATGCCAATCAGCATGGGCAGGTAGATCCGTACAGTGCCAATGCGATGTCCAATTTCTTTGGATTCGGCCGCTACAGTCTGAACAACGGACTTACGCTTACAGCGCAGGCAGATTTGTTTGTCCGCGCTTCACAGGACTCACAGCTGCACTTTACTGAAGGTTTTGTTCAGCTCAGTTACGGCTCTTTTGACCTTTGGGCCGGCAGAAAGCGGGAGCGTTTCGGCCTGATTCACCCGACGCTATCCACCGGCAGCATGGATCTTTCTGAAAATACCCGTCCGCTGCCGCAAATCGTTTTTGCTACCCGCGGATTTATGCCTGTCCCCTTCACCCGCGGGGTACTTTTTGCCGATGCTTCTCTGGGTCATGGCTGGCAAAATGACTTCAATGACCGTTTTGTGGAAGGGCTTGTACGGGTTCACCGCAAACATCTTTATCTCCGGATTTTCAGTAATGATGCGCCCCTTGTGCTTTATGGGGGTCTGAAGCACTTCGCACAATGGGGCGGCTCAAGTCCGCTGCACGGCAGTTCTCCCGTAAATTTCAGGTCTTTTATTGATGTCTTTTTTTCAAGGGCAGCTGATTCGAATGAAATTATTGGCGGGGGGCAGCTGCTCAACAGTGCGCAAAATCACCTCGGAACCTATGATTTTGCATTCAAAATCAATACAGAACGATACGTTATTTCCGTAAGCCGGCAATTTATCCTTGAAGATACGCCAAACGCCCGCTTTGGCACGCCCTGGGAAGGTCTTTGGGGTGCTTCGCTTACCTTTCGTCCCCCACCTGAAAGGCGCTCATGGCGTTCAACGCGAACAGCCCCCGCTCCCGTCGCAGGACAGCGACAGCAAAGCCGGCTTCATCCCGGCTACCACAGTTCGGATGACACCTTCCGTCCCTTCCTGAAGAGTATTCATTACGAATACCTTGATGTTATGAGTGATATGTTTCGCTTTCCGCAGCGGGCACGGGACGAGTACTTCAACTACTACAACCACTGGGCATATCGCGGGGGATGGACTTATTTCGGCAATACGCTCGGCAACCCCTTATTTCTGACGGACCGCGATTTTCTCGGGGTTGTGAATAACGAAATTTTCGCCCATCATCTCGGGCTCGAAGGCTTTTTAGGAAAAGCTTTTGACTGGCGCTTTTTTGCAACCTACAGCCGGAATTACGGGGCCAACAGAGTCACCCACAGGTCGAATTTATCGGGTCGGGAAAAACTGCTGACAGAACGCCGCGATCAGTGGTCGTTCATGCTTGATATGGGCACAAACACCTTGTTACCCCGAACCGAAACACGACTCAGACTCGCGTTCGACCGCGGCGATGTTCATCCGAATACGCTGGGCGCGATGGTTACCCTACGATGGGTCTCTGAGCAATAG
- a CDS encoding TonB-dependent receptor plug domain-containing protein, with amino-acid sequence MRFISVLLISFWMILILFLTPAQVNAQATASAEADSLLQLELNRVIVSAQRAPLRFSELRRSVQVVSRQEIEQSGAQDMSALLSLVRGVDVRSRGSFGMQSDIIIRGGTFDQTLVLLNGVNLTDPQTGHHNLNLPVDISSIERIEVLHGAGARIFGPNAFNGAINIITREPGTEHLQVSGSAGQHGFANAGLSAGFETGMARHHFSMGGIRSSGYIENTDFRNGSLFYHIKHPAAGGEASLQAGFNGRAFGANSFYTPVFPDQFEQTQTFFAALSWQPDGALRLTPTVYWRRHSDRFELFRNEAPAWYSGHNYHQSDILGATLNWTHLSRFGSSSAGLAYRYEHIWSNVLGDPLSEPRAVPGASEAFFTKAYGRTGLSLMAEHSFTYGPFSLSGGGLLYYNSDLAQDVTFFPGIDAGVQLSERLRIYGSLNRTLRHPTFTDLFYEGPNNLGNPDLQPERAISAETGFMAGSGPVFWESAFFRRWGTNIIDWTRRPGEDSWRSENLTEVTISGMEHSLTWYLPAALTPLSGTGTGVHRSLKLSYAFIDAGRRSGAFISNYALDFLQHKVAMTLRHPLTSNGGFVLNISWQQRAGEFMLFENGAFTESKPFEPFFMTDLHVFARFGNFTLFAEASNALDVSYNDIANVPQPGRWIRSGLSFTLR; translated from the coding sequence ATGCGCTTCATATCTGTTCTTTTGATTTCCTTTTGGATGATTTTGATTCTCTTCCTTACACCAGCACAGGTAAATGCTCAGGCTACCGCTTCAGCAGAAGCCGACTCGCTCCTGCAGCTTGAGCTCAACCGTGTCATTGTAAGTGCACAGCGGGCGCCGCTGCGGTTTTCGGAGCTGCGGCGCTCCGTTCAGGTTGTCAGTCGTCAGGAAATTGAACAAAGCGGCGCGCAGGATATGAGCGCCCTTTTAAGCCTCGTACGTGGTGTTGATGTACGGAGCCGGGGAAGTTTTGGGATGCAAAGCGATATCATCATCCGCGGCGGCACCTTTGATCAGACCCTCGTGCTGCTGAACGGCGTGAACCTGACAGATCCGCAGACCGGCCATCACAACCTGAATTTACCGGTTGATATCAGCAGCATTGAGCGCATAGAAGTATTGCACGGTGCTGGTGCGCGGATTTTCGGCCCCAATGCCTTCAACGGGGCTATCAACATCATCACGCGGGAGCCGGGAACCGAACACCTGCAGGTTTCGGGATCAGCGGGTCAGCACGGCTTCGCAAACGCAGGCCTTTCCGCAGGCTTTGAAACCGGGATGGCGCGGCACCATTTTTCGATGGGCGGGATAAGAAGCAGCGGGTATATTGAAAATACCGATTTTCGGAACGGCAGCCTGTTCTACCACATCAAACATCCCGCGGCCGGCGGAGAAGCAAGCCTGCAGGCGGGCTTCAATGGGCGGGCATTCGGGGCAAACAGCTTTTATACTCCGGTATTTCCGGATCAGTTTGAACAAACCCAAACCTTTTTTGCGGCGCTCAGCTGGCAACCGGATGGTGCGCTTCGTCTTACCCCGACGGTTTACTGGCGCAGGCACAGCGACCGCTTTGAGCTTTTTCGGAATGAAGCACCGGCCTGGTACAGCGGGCACAACTACCATCAGTCAGATATTCTTGGCGCGACGCTGAACTGGACGCACCTTAGCCGTTTTGGCAGTTCGTCTGCCGGCCTTGCGTACCGGTACGAGCACATCTGGAGTAATGTACTGGGCGATCCCCTGTCAGAGCCACGGGCCGTACCCGGTGCTTCAGAAGCCTTTTTCACGAAGGCCTACGGCCGTACGGGGCTTAGCTTAATGGCTGAGCACAGTTTTACCTACGGTCCTTTCTCCCTTTCGGGGGGCGGGCTTTTATACTACAATTCCGACCTTGCGCAGGATGTCACCTTTTTTCCCGGCATTGACGCGGGTGTGCAGCTCAGCGAACGTCTTCGAATATATGGCAGCCTGAACCGTACCCTCCGGCATCCAACCTTCACCGACCTGTTTTATGAAGGTCCTAATAATTTAGGAAACCCCGATTTACAGCCCGAGCGGGCCATCTCTGCTGAAACCGGCTTCATGGCAGGAAGCGGACCTGTATTTTGGGAATCTGCCTTTTTCCGGCGCTGGGGAACCAATATCATCGACTGGACACGACGCCCGGGCGAAGACAGCTGGCGCAGCGAAAACCTTACCGAAGTAACCATTAGCGGAATGGAACACAGCCTTACATGGTATCTGCCGGCTGCGCTCACGCCGCTTAGCGGTACAGGTACCGGCGTACACCGCAGCCTGAAGCTTAGCTATGCATTCATCGACGCCGGGCGGCGCAGCGGAGCATTTATCTCGAATTACGCCCTTGATTTTTTGCAGCACAAAGTTGCCATGACCCTGCGGCACCCGCTAACCTCAAACGGCGGATTCGTGCTTAATATCAGCTGGCAGCAGCGCGCAGGTGAGTTTATGCTCTTTGAAAACGGCGCATTTACCGAAAGCAAGCCATTTGAGCCTTTCTTCATGACTGACCTGCACGTTTTTGCACGCTTCGGAAACTTCACCCTGTTTGCAGAAGCTTCCAACGCGCTCGACGTTTCCTATAATGATATTGCCAATGTGCCACAGCCCGGGCGCTGGATACGCAGCGGTCTTTCCTTTACGCTTCGATAA
- a CDS encoding DUF805 domain-containing protein, whose translation MKWYFKALNRYTDFSGRSRRREFWLFWLFNVLIFFVITSLGTWFGVETDEVFFYGTLYNFAVLVPSLAVTVRRMHDSNRSGWWILVIILPAFGLFALLYFLLVDGTPGDNYYGPDPKAETNIGSAALPRDEDFWKRDTH comes from the coding sequence ATGAAATGGTATTTCAAAGCGCTGAATCGCTACACTGATTTTAGCGGGCGATCCCGAAGAAGGGAATTCTGGCTTTTCTGGCTTTTTAACGTGCTGATATTCTTTGTGATAACTTCTTTGGGTACATGGTTCGGTGTCGAAACCGATGAAGTATTCTTCTACGGTACTCTATACAACTTTGCTGTTTTAGTTCCGTCTTTAGCAGTTACGGTGCGGCGTATGCATGACTCCAACCGTTCGGGCTGGTGGATTCTTGTGATTATACTGCCGGCTTTCGGTCTCTTTGCGTTGCTTTATTTCTTATTGGTTGACGGCACGCCCGGCGATAACTACTACGGCCCGGATCCCAAAGCCGAAACAAACATCGGTTCTGCAGCTTTGCCCAGGGATGAAGATTTTTGGAAGCGTGACACTCACTAA